The bacterium genome includes a region encoding these proteins:
- a CDS encoding pitrilysin family protein yields the protein MNDRHGPGAGWMVVVALLAAGALQAALPVTEHVLANGMRFLIIEDHTAPSVMGAWVAHVGSSNEVPGQTGLTHLLEHMMFKGSHTIGTKDLEKDLSLLARQEELKEQIRRRSRELRLQVRQGQQASLAEAQKKDPLCQQLETEFQQLVAAQRENMIPNEFDQIMQKNGQLFGNAFTSEDMTAYFNVLPANKLELWFWMESDRLINPVFREFYAERDVVYEERRMRTESTPTGVHEEAVNAIFWQASPYHWPVIGWPSDVSELSMAQAQDYYHTWYGPGNVTAILAGDLDTPEAIRLAERYFGRMEARQDPPPLVTLEPVQLGEKRYTGVAEVNPTVNLRYHCGGFKHVDSGVLEVVASLLSGDTGRLQRSLVQEGRQAVRAWAYYERNKHEGAFQVEAEAAAGVGNEALEAALDAELARLVAEPVPDRELQKVKNTWFVDTYRAQQSPIRAGFELIMNAGMGDWREQEAYAARIQAVSAADVQRVAGAMLRPENRMVTWWVRQEGAAAGPADELASLPAEVQGMARQFKTQMGLVTDRDMLQSILAQLAAEEPEDEQQRHLGQVLMGVVEARLAALEAKEENR from the coding sequence ATGAACGATCGACACGGCCCCGGCGCGGGCTGGATGGTGGTGGTGGCCTTGCTGGCCGCCGGCGCCCTCCAGGCCGCGCTTCCGGTCACGGAGCACGTGCTGGCCAACGGCATGCGCTTCCTCATCATCGAGGACCACACCGCGCCCAGCGTCATGGGCGCTTGGGTGGCCCACGTGGGGTCCAGCAACGAGGTCCCCGGCCAGACGGGCCTCACCCACCTGCTGGAACACATGATGTTCAAGGGCTCCCACACCATCGGGACCAAGGACCTGGAGAAGGACCTGTCCCTCCTGGCGCGTCAGGAGGAGCTGAAGGAGCAGATCCGCCGCCGCAGCCGCGAGCTGCGCCTGCAGGTGCGCCAGGGGCAGCAAGCCAGCCTGGCGGAGGCCCAGAAGAAGGACCCGCTCTGCCAGCAACTGGAGACGGAGTTCCAGCAGCTGGTCGCCGCCCAGCGGGAGAACATGATCCCCAATGAGTTCGACCAGATCATGCAAAAGAATGGGCAGCTGTTCGGCAACGCCTTCACCAGCGAGGACATGACCGCCTACTTCAACGTCCTGCCCGCCAACAAGCTCGAACTATGGTTCTGGATGGAGTCCGACAGGCTGATCAACCCTGTCTTCCGCGAGTTCTACGCCGAGCGCGATGTGGTCTACGAGGAGCGCCGCATGCGCACCGAATCCACCCCGACGGGCGTGCACGAGGAGGCCGTCAACGCCATTTTCTGGCAGGCCTCCCCTTACCACTGGCCGGTCATCGGCTGGCCCAGCGACGTCTCCGAGCTGAGCATGGCCCAGGCCCAGGACTACTACCACACCTGGTACGGCCCCGGCAACGTCACCGCCATCCTGGCGGGCGACCTGGACACGCCGGAGGCGATCCGTCTCGCCGAGCGCTACTTCGGACGCATGGAGGCGCGGCAGGATCCTCCGCCCCTGGTCACGCTGGAACCGGTCCAGCTGGGCGAAAAGCGCTACACGGGCGTGGCCGAGGTCAACCCCACGGTCAACTTGCGCTACCACTGCGGCGGCTTCAAGCACGTCGACTCCGGTGTCCTGGAAGTGGTCGCCTCGCTGCTCAGCGGCGACACCGGGCGCCTGCAGCGCAGCCTGGTGCAGGAGGGCCGGCAGGCGGTGCGGGCCTGGGCCTACTACGAACGCAACAAGCATGAAGGAGCCTTCCAGGTGGAGGCCGAGGCCGCCGCCGGAGTTGGCAACGAGGCCCTGGAGGCCGCCCTCGACGCGGAACTGGCCCGCCTGGTGGCGGAACCCGTGCCCGACCGCGAGCTGCAGAAGGTCAAGAACACCTGGTTCGTGGACACTTACCGCGCCCAGCAGAGCCCCATCCGCGCCGGCTTCGAGTTGATCATGAACGCCGGCATGGGGGACTGGCGCGAGCAGGAGGCCTATGCCGCCCGCATCCAGGCCGTCAGCGCCGCCGATGTGCAGCGCGTGGCCGGCGCCATGCTCCGCCCGGAGAACCGCATGGTGACCTGGTGGGTGCGCCAGGAGGGCGCCGCCGCCGGTCCGGCTGACGAGCTGGCCTCCCTCCCCGCCGAAGTGCAGGGCATGGCCCGTCAATTCAAGACACAAATGGGCTTGGTGACGGACCGGGACATGCTGCAGAGCATCCTGGCGCAGCTGGCCGCCGAGGAGCCGGAGGATGAGCAGCAACGGCACTTGGGCCAAGTGCTGATGGGAGTCGTCGAGGCGCGGCTGGCCGCGTTGGAAGCCAAGGAGGAGAATCGATGA
- a CDS encoding pitrilysin family protein: MRAHAILPALLLALRLAVPAGAAAIAGHPDQLSFPPLVYHPPVAKEYRHQLKNGVTVFVVEDRRVPLVDVAFHIRADNKQVPRHLDGLHGAAFVLMTSAGSGKHDATWIEEETAFLGARLDSRPDTFGGIVTLQTLTKDLDRGLDIAFELLRDPRYQEDRVRELQDRVLASFKKRNDSPEDLERAEWRRLIYNDEEYRPGTQASIEAITPAALRQWHDRWVQPRHLVITVSGDVTAKDILPRLEKRMKDWRGEEQRFTSPEPGYAVVAPGVYLIHKPVNQSRVRCFLPGLDRDDPRWQAAWLMNELLGGGGMSSRLLNRIRTEEGLAYSVGSQLEEREFGRGLLWAAFQTKTESTQYAMSLLVEELERMAAGNIDEQALADAKNQVILAFPTWFSSAQAIAGSLADEELSGRAKSNPGYYQDLRDKVAAVTVEDVRAMARDLLRPGQLIWLVVGDAAAVTRPDEAKGLTLERFGPVTRLPLRDPMTQEPLPFD; the protein is encoded by the coding sequence ATGAGAGCGCATGCGATCCTGCCGGCCCTCCTGCTGGCCTTGCGGCTGGCCGTGCCGGCCGGGGCGGCGGCCATCGCCGGCCATCCCGACCAGCTCAGCTTCCCCCCCCTGGTCTACCACCCGCCCGTGGCCAAGGAGTACCGCCACCAGCTGAAGAACGGTGTCACCGTCTTCGTCGTGGAGGACCGGCGCGTGCCCCTTGTCGACGTGGCCTTCCACATCCGCGCCGACAACAAGCAAGTGCCGCGCCACCTGGACGGCCTGCACGGCGCCGCCTTCGTATTGATGACCAGCGCGGGCAGCGGCAAGCACGACGCCACCTGGATCGAGGAGGAGACGGCCTTTCTGGGCGCGCGCCTGGACAGCCGGCCGGACACCTTCGGGGGCATCGTCACCCTCCAGACCCTGACCAAGGATCTCGACCGCGGCCTGGACATCGCCTTCGAGCTGCTGCGCGATCCGCGCTATCAGGAGGACCGGGTCCGCGAACTTCAGGACCGTGTGCTCGCCTCCTTCAAGAAGCGCAACGACTCGCCGGAGGATCTGGAGCGCGCCGAGTGGAGGCGCCTGATCTACAACGATGAGGAGTACCGGCCGGGGACGCAGGCCAGCATCGAGGCGATCACGCCGGCGGCCCTGCGCCAGTGGCACGACCGTTGGGTGCAGCCCCGCCATCTGGTCATCACGGTCAGCGGCGACGTCACCGCCAAGGACATCCTGCCCCGCCTCGAGAAGCGCATGAAGGACTGGCGGGGCGAGGAGCAACGCTTCACCAGTCCGGAGCCGGGTTACGCCGTCGTGGCGCCCGGTGTCTATCTCATCCACAAACCGGTCAACCAGTCGCGCGTGCGCTGCTTCCTGCCCGGACTGGATCGCGACGACCCGCGCTGGCAGGCCGCCTGGCTCATGAACGAGCTGCTGGGCGGCGGCGGCATGTCCTCGCGCCTGCTCAACCGCATCCGCACCGAGGAGGGCCTGGCCTATTCCGTGGGCAGCCAGCTGGAGGAGCGCGAGTTCGGCCGTGGCCTGTTGTGGGCCGCCTTCCAGACCAAGACGGAGAGCACGCAGTACGCCATGAGCCTGCTGGTCGAGGAGTTGGAGCGGATGGCGGCGGGCAACATCGACGAACAGGCGCTGGCCGATGCGAAGAACCAGGTCATCCTGGCCTTCCCAACCTGGTTCTCCAGCGCCCAGGCCATTGCCGGCAGCCTGGCCGACGAGGAGCTGAGCGGCCGAGCCAAGAGCAATCCCGGCTACTATCAAGACCTGCGCGACAAGGTGGCGGCGGTGACGGTGGAGGACGTGCGCGCCATGGCCAGGGACCTCCTCCGCCCCGGCCAGCTGATCTGGCTGGTGGTGGGGGACGCCGCCGCCGTCACGCGTCCAGACGAGGCCAAGGGATTGACGCTGGAGCGCTTCGGGCCGGTGACCCGCCTGCCACTGCGCGATCCCATGACCCAGGAGCCGCTGCCTTTCGACTGA
- a CDS encoding transketolase, with protein MPLSQTHLHLAAAVARGLAIDAVAACKSGHLGLPLGAAEIGAVLFGRILRLDPDRPRWVNRDRFILSAGHGSMFLYSWLHLAGFDLAREDLLAFRRLGSRTPGHPEFGHTPGVEVTSGPLGQGVANAVGMALSGKLAAARWNSPAHPLLDWRVFCLAGDGCLQEGVALEATELAGHLGLDSLTLIWDANDVTLDAPASQTQSMEATARYRACGWQVEEVDGHDVEALAAVLESSRRSPRPVLVIARTQIARGIPEVAGTPKGHGESGATFRGKAKDGLGLPPEDFHVPEELRTAFRERKQELVTAARAWEEKRRAWQTAEGEKAGELEEVLAGRRPMPAPVPHFAPGTALATRKAAETALQHLAAGEPLLQSFSADLFGSNLNYIAGGGEILPGRLAGRNLRVGIREHAMGAMMNGLAYDGLFRPVGATFLVFSDYLRPALRLSALAGLPVIWWFTHDSVGVGEDGPTHQPVEQLSSLRLIPGLEVFRPADAEETAAALEEALARRRGPTALALSRQALPALGGDAASRREGVRQGAYVLCREQAPLELVILATGSEVQLAVAAAQRLAAEGRGVRVLSVPCLERFAAMPRQQRDELLPPACRRRLAVEAGSGALWHRWTGLDGRVLSIERFGLSAPADQVMAELGMTVQAVLDVARELLET; from the coding sequence ATGCCCCTGAGCCAAACGCACCTCCATCTGGCCGCCGCCGTGGCGCGCGGCCTGGCCATCGACGCCGTCGCCGCCTGCAAATCCGGTCATCTGGGCTTGCCCCTGGGGGCCGCCGAGATCGGAGCCGTCCTCTTCGGCCGGATCCTGCGGCTGGACCCCGACCGCCCCCGTTGGGTCAACCGCGACCGCTTCATCTTGTCGGCCGGACACGGCAGCATGTTCCTCTACAGCTGGCTGCACCTGGCCGGTTTTGATCTGGCGCGGGAGGATCTGCTAGCCTTCCGGCGCCTGGGCAGCCGCACGCCCGGCCATCCCGAGTTCGGTCACACGCCGGGCGTGGAGGTGACAAGCGGGCCGCTGGGTCAAGGTGTGGCCAATGCGGTGGGAATGGCCCTTTCGGGCAAGTTGGCGGCCGCCCGTTGGAATAGTCCGGCCCACCCCCTGCTGGATTGGCGGGTTTTCTGCCTGGCCGGCGACGGGTGTCTGCAGGAAGGCGTGGCCCTGGAGGCCACCGAGCTGGCCGGCCACCTGGGATTGGACAGTCTGACCCTGATCTGGGACGCCAATGACGTCACCCTGGACGCTCCCGCCAGCCAGACCCAAAGCATGGAGGCGACGGCCCGCTATCGCGCCTGCGGTTGGCAGGTGGAGGAGGTGGACGGCCATGACGTGGAGGCGCTGGCCGCCGTCCTGGAGAGTAGCCGGAGGTCGCCGCGACCGGTGCTGGTCATTGCCCGCACCCAGATCGCCCGCGGCATTCCCGAGGTGGCGGGGACACCCAAGGGCCATGGCGAGAGTGGCGCCACTTTCCGCGGGAAGGCCAAGGACGGACTGGGACTGCCTCCGGAAGACTTCCACGTGCCGGAGGAATTGAGGACGGCCTTCCGGGAGCGGAAGCAGGAGTTGGTGACAGCGGCACGGGCCTGGGAGGAGAAGCGGCGGGCCTGGCAGACCGCGGAGGGGGAGAAGGCAGGTGAGCTTGAAGAGGTGCTGGCGGGGCGTCGCCCCATGCCCGCCCCCGTCCCCCACTTCGCGCCCGGCACGGCCCTGGCCACGCGCAAGGCCGCCGAGACGGCCCTGCAGCATCTGGCGGCCGGGGAGCCGCTGCTTCAATCCTTCAGCGCCGACCTTTTCGGCTCCAATCTCAACTACATCGCCGGCGGGGGGGAGATCCTGCCGGGCCGCCTGGCTGGACGCAACCTGCGGGTCGGCATCCGCGAGCACGCCATGGGCGCCATGATGAACGGCCTGGCCTATGACGGCCTCTTCCGCCCCGTTGGGGCGACCTTCCTTGTCTTCTCCGACTACCTGCGACCCGCCCTGCGCCTGTCCGCCCTGGCCGGCCTGCCGGTCATCTGGTGGTTCACCCACGACTCGGTCGGGGTCGGGGAGGATGGCCCCACCCACCAGCCGGTGGAGCAGCTCTCCTCCCTGCGCCTGATCCCCGGCCTGGAGGTGTTCCGCCCGGCGGATGCCGAAGAAACGGCCGCCGCCCTGGAGGAGGCCCTCGCCCGCCGTCGCGGGCCCACGGCCCTGGCCCTCAGCCGCCAGGCCTTGCCCGCCCTGGGCGGTGATGCCGCGTCGCGGCGAGAGGGCGTGCGCCAGGGAGCCTATGTGCTGTGCCGCGAGCAGGCGCCGCTGGAATTGGTCATCCTGGCCACGGGCAGCGAAGTGCAATTGGCTGTTGCCGCGGCGCAACGCCTGGCGGCGGAGGGTCGCGGCGTGCGCGTGCTGTCCGTGCCCTGCCTGGAGCGTTTCGCGGCGATGCCGCGCCAGCAGCGGGATGAGCTGCTTCCCCCCGCCTGCCGGCGCCGCCTGGCGGTCGAGGCGGGCTCGGGCGCCCTCTGGCACCGCTGGACAGGCCTTGACGGCCGCGTCCTCTCCATCGAACGCTTCGGGCTCAGCGCCCCGGCCGATCAGGTCATGGCGGAGTTGGGCATGACCGTCCAGGCCGTGCTGGACGTCGCCCGGGAACTGCTGGAGACCTGA
- a CDS encoding PilZ domain-containing protein: protein MSERREFTRVPLSIDILLSGGDRLEVRACTQDLSLRGVRVSHLDQIQQGENCELCLVLGEGPQAVRVEISGRVVRADADGVGVEFLGIRGAESLEHLRRLILHNAPSAPEAEDEMSRHCGLKRRIE from the coding sequence ATGAGCGAACGACGAGAATTCACCCGGGTGCCACTGAGCATCGACATTCTGTTGAGCGGCGGCGACAGACTGGAAGTCCGGGCCTGCACGCAGGATCTCAGTTTGCGTGGCGTCCGCGTGTCGCACCTGGATCAGATCCAGCAGGGCGAGAACTGCGAGCTCTGTCTGGTGCTGGGTGAAGGTCCCCAGGCCGTTCGCGTGGAGATCTCGGGTCGGGTCGTCCGGGCGGATGCGGATGGTGTGGGAGTGGAATTCCTGGGCATTCGCGGCGCGGAATCACTGGAGCATTTGCGTCGCCTGATTCTGCACAACGCACCGAGCGCGCCGGAGGCCGAGGACGAGATGAGCCGGCACTGTGGCCTCAAGCGCCGCATTGAGTAG
- a CDS encoding protein-glutamate O-methyltransferase CheR, producing the protein MALNRVEFDYLRQLVRERSSIVLDESKEYLVEMRLSTLARMEGFDNVDELARKLRSSAHGPLHAQVLDAMTTNETSFFRDLHPFETMRLELLPQAMRRNEGSRNLTIWCAACSSGQEPYSLAMLINDSFPQLRSGWRVNLLAGDISREMLRRAKEGLFSQLEVNRGLPAPMLVKHFRKEGASWQIKEELRDMIQFHELNLAGSWPVQSGVDFLFLRNVLIYFDLETKRQILKRARSVMKPEGVLFLGGAETTLNLDEAWERVQTGKTVYYRIRR; encoded by the coding sequence ATGGCGCTGAATCGGGTGGAGTTCGACTACCTGCGGCAGCTGGTCCGCGAGCGGTCGTCCATCGTGCTGGACGAGTCCAAGGAGTATCTGGTCGAGATGCGCCTCTCCACGCTGGCTCGGATGGAGGGTTTCGACAATGTCGACGAGCTGGCCCGCAAGCTGCGAAGCTCCGCCCATGGTCCGCTCCACGCCCAGGTCCTGGACGCCATGACGACCAATGAGACCAGCTTCTTCCGCGATCTGCACCCATTCGAGACCATGAGGTTGGAGTTGCTGCCGCAGGCCATGCGGCGGAACGAGGGCTCGCGCAACCTGACCATCTGGTGCGCGGCCTGCTCGAGCGGCCAGGAGCCATACAGCCTTGCCATGCTGATCAACGACTCCTTCCCCCAGCTGCGGAGCGGGTGGCGGGTCAACCTGCTGGCCGGCGACATTTCCCGCGAGATGCTGAGGCGGGCGAAGGAGGGACTCTTCAGCCAGTTGGAGGTCAATCGGGGTTTGCCGGCTCCCATGCTGGTGAAGCACTTCCGAAAGGAAGGCGCCTCGTGGCAGATCAAGGAGGAGCTGCGCGACATGATCCAGTTCCACGAGCTGAATCTGGCCGGCTCCTGGCCGGTCCAGAGCGGCGTTGACTTCCTCTTCCTGCGCAACGTGCTCATCTACTTCGACCTGGAGACGAAGCGTCAGATCCTCAAACGGGCACGGAGTGTGATGAAGCCCGAGGGCGTGCTGTTTCTGGGTGGGGCCGAAACCACGCTCAACCTGGACGAGGCATGGGAGCGGGTCCAAACGGGCAAGACCGTTTACTATCGAATTCGGCGGTGA